The region GCAGCTAACATTTTTATGGCGCTTCCTATATGGCACCactgttctttccattttacCAAGAGGTAGGTACTGTTACTTAGTCCAAAGGGTGGGAAGAAGGTGAAGGCAAGTAAGGCCAAGTTGTGCAAGAGCAGAATCGGATACTGTCTGCATTTAAAACTTCAGTATTTTTGGACAAGGTGTTGTctgcattaattttgatttttaaaacgttttcattactatactatttatcttgattactgagtgGGTTTGTGCCTCCTTCAATTTTGTGCTCATAGCGAGTGCTTCACTTGCTTGGCCCTCTTCCTATCATCCCGTTTCACAGATGAAAACCTCCAGGCAGCGTAAGGTTAAGAGACTCGCCCCAGGTCCATACTCTCCACCATCACACAGGCCTGCCTCTTGGGTCATGGAGCTGATGGAGGGTCTGCCATACAGGGACAGATGGGAAGGTGGCTCACCAGAAAGGTGGCGATGGCTGCTCCGGTAAGGAAGCCAGCCAGAATGTCTGAACAGTGGTTGCGGTACTCAGCCACGCGGACCACGACCACCAGGAAGGCAGGGCACAGCAGGGGCAGGCAGAGCAAGGATTTGACCAGGCGGGAGCCCTTCACACAGAACACGAGTGTCACGTACATCTGTGGGAGCCAGACCGGTCAGGTCACATGGGGCGGTGCAGCTGCCAAACCCGAGTGGACACTGCGTTCCTGGTTATGGGGAGTGGCTGGATCCCCCGGAATGACACTGGACTGGGACGCTGAGGCCAGGGTCTCCAGAAAAAGGAGCCAGGGGAACAGGAGTTTGGGGGATGGAGTCACGGACTCCCAGTGGGTCCTTCCAGGGACGGGGATGTGCACAGAGCACCAAAGAGCAGTGGACATTTCTGGGGCCTGGTCTCCCCAGGATCAGTCACACACCCAGAAAGATGCTTGCTTGGGGTGGAGTTTCAGAACTAGAGGGTGGAATTGGGGTTCAAGGGGTAGGTTCAAGagctcatgatcaagtaggatttattccagggatgcaaggatggtacactattagaaaatccatgaacaatatccaccacatcagtaaaatggaggacaaaaaaaaaatgatcacgtccaaagatgctgaaaaaacattcgacaatactccacatcaattcatgataaaaactttcaagaaaatgtgtatacagggaaagtacctcaacataataaaggccgtatatgacaagcccacagccaatatcatacttaacagcgagaagctgaaaagttttcctctgacatcgggaacaggacagggatgcccactcaccccactgctatttaacatactactggaggtcctaggcatggcaatcagacgaaacaaaaaaatacaacgcatccagactggtaaagaacaagtcaaactgtcactatctgccaatgacatgatatttatcgtacataaaaaaaaaccctaaacacttcactccaaaactactagaactgatatccgaattcagcagagttgcaggacacacaattaatacacagaaacctgttgctttccgagccactaacgatgaactagcacaaagagaaatcaggaaaacaattccattcacaattgcatcaacaagaataaaatacctacgaataaacctaaccaaggaactgaaagacctaccataccctgaaaactacaagacactcttaacagatactaaagaggacacaaacaaatggaaactcatcccatgctcctgcctaggatgaattagtattatcaaaatgtgcatcctgcctaaagcaatctacagattcaatgcaatcagcctcaaattaccaacagcattcttcaacgaaccggacacatttttatgagataacaagtacagcatttcgtcaggagtaAGGGCGAAGCgcagatctcctaccttgcggtgctgagcaacgGGGTCCAGGGCACTGACGAAGTCAGAGGCACACATTGAGCGAGTAAAGgacgtaaagagcacccttgcctcacccagaggctggggcggcctgaagaagcaggctggaagtcaagcagacagaaagagagacactcctcatggatacccagtcgggctgtcggggtctgattccagacacgcgggcctttgaggaGCCGCAGaagcgcagcctcagcctagactctcgcaggtgcccacggccttcctcagtccctagcatcaaggagatgcctctgaaggggaatcctggcctccactcaggtgactttcccagctcccaagggagacgggggatccactgagggagacgcaggagaacctgtcgctcgagactttgagatcagcagccaggctagtcccatttaagtggctgacgagcgccgatgttgtttgccatagacggcttccttctataaggacagtgaaagaaaaggcacgttcggatgcctatactcacctccgaagttatcccgcacGAGCCtacaaaaatgatgcagcttctcacaccagaagggtatgaaactagaaataaattgtgcaagtaaaatgagaaagcctaccaccgcgtggagtcttaacaacatgctcctgaataaccaacggatcaatgaccgaataaaaacagagatcaagcaatataaggagacaaatggcAGCAAGAACTGAACAATACAAAATccgtgggacacagacaaggcggtgctaagagggaagtatactgcaatacaggcctacctcaggagagaagaacaatcccctaTGAGCAGTCTAAATTGAAAACTAttataacaagaaaaagaagaacaaatggggcccatattcagcaggaggaggaacataataaagattgaagcagaaataaataaaactgagaagaatgaaacaacacaaagaatcgatgaaagcaggaactgattcttggagaaaataaacaaaatggataaacccctagtcagactcatcaagaaaaaacgagagcctgcacacataaattgaatcagaaatgagaaagaaaaaaatcactacagaaaaaacagaaatacaaagaattatgagagaatgccatgaaaaatcatatgctaacacactggatatcctacaagaaatggacaactttctaggaaaatgcaaccctccaaggctaacccagaaagaaaagaaaactgaacagatcaattactaggaacaaaattgaactggcaatcaaaaaactacctaagagcaaaacactAGAACCAGACGGCTGCACCGCTGACcttaatcaaacatgtagtgaagatctaatagtcatcctccttaaacttttccaaaaagtagaagaggaaatacttccaaactcattctacgagaccagcatcaccttaataccaaaaccaggcaaagacatcacagaaaaggaaaattacagaccaatatcgctgaggaaatttcatgcaaaaatactcaacaatccacttctaggaatttaccctaagaatgcagcagcccagtttgaaaaagacagatatcctcctatgtttatcgcagcactgttcacaacagccaagaaatggaagcaacctaagtgtccgccatcagtagatgaatggctatagaagatgtggtacatatacacaatggaatattattcagccataagaagaaaacaaatcctaccatctgcaacaacatggatggagctagagggtattatgctcagggatagAAGCCGgtcagagagagacaagcaccaaatgatttcactcatctgtggagtataagaacaaaggaaaatatgaaggaacaaaacagcagtggaatcacagaacccgagaatggactaacaggtaccaaagggaaagggactagggaggatggatgggtagggaggggtaaggggggcaaagaagaagggggatattaagattagcatgtgttgggggatgggagaaatgggaaggctgtacaacacagagaagacaagtagtgattctacaacattttcctgtggtgatggacagtgtctgtaaaggggtttatacagggcacctggtataggggagagcctagtaaacataatattcgtcatgtaagtgtagactaatgataacaaacaaacaaacaaaaaagcagttcctgtgtggtgacttccaatgagttctacacaatggtacaaagggcatataaaagtgtaggcaaagggtctgtttgtgttaatacagaggatcaaagcctaatttggctacccagacaatgaactaagatacgatatgaaaaagaacttccaacatcagcactctcgggaagactcataccagaagatgatcatcaaaaaacctcaacaaagatccaggcgatgctgcagttgtagctgcactcatcccaccagttcctggacttgccatgggaatgaagaaggagatatctaagctggcctgtgcaaacagtaaaacaacaaatttgactggatctatactgttggaactcaaccaagaatttggagaagtgcaaattgtagcgctacaaaatcttacaactacagaatatgtactgttaaaagaacctatgggatgtgaacagtccccaggaatgggttgttttaatttgtcggatttctctcagactgttcaagttcagttggataatatccaccatatcatagataagttttcacaaatgcctaaggtgcctaactggttttcttggtttcactgcagatggctggtaattataggtctgctttggttatgtaactgtactcctattatgttaatgagtgtgtgcaatttaattagtagtttaaaacctatacatgctgaagttactctacaagaagatatgtgaaagaaataatcaatcttcccacgatttcttccgcctgctacttctatagcttttcttcttccttcctaattacaacccttaaatagaattcgtgcctcatatcgaatttaccgagtatcataattcctccaagtggtaaagatacctcaaaacaaatgctgggcatagaagaaacagggcataaatatgcaaaaaagtaaaaagctaaccttttcaaacaataagacttctctctcacttaccaactttacatttccctgtatggccccggaagatgactggttagccagagacgggtaagattcctcaagggaggaacaacctaagacaggcacagtcacaggggtgccatcaggtgagaaattggggatcaacagaggtgaggcttagaacctcaccacccctgctctgagagaaatcttctgcatccgtggatgttttattgcccatgtctagcttggatcaacccatagtctacaggcacacacctgatcatctacatttgctctcttacaacactaaactatgttgtctacctttatcttgcatcttcctaccacctcagcattttattaaaaataataataataaagagaaaaatttggaatccacatataaatcaagtaaaaaaatcaaacaaatattcatatttggactgattgtttatagttcataatgcatgagcaaaactgaaagtttctgtgatgactgcccttgtactgttcaccgtgtaccttattcacaatgtaagaatttgttctccatgtaagaacttgttcaaaatgcttcagaagattggaaaattaggcttggggtggattaatgatggtgcattgagcattgactcccctacatagaattttattgttgttatgaaccatttgatcaataaatatgagagatgccctctaaaaaaaaaaagtacagacttccaattgtacaataaataagtaaccgggatgtaatgtatagcataaggaatatagtcaaaatattgtaacaactttgtacggtgatagctggtagctagaattatcatgtatataaatgttgaatcactgtgttgtactcctgaaactaatgtaatactgtgtgtcaactacacttcaataaaaaataataatctacaaaaaaaaaaaaagtacagcatttcgttaGGAATAAGAGCAAAGCATAGATTTCCTACCCTGCGGTGCTGAGCAATGGGGTCCGGGGCACTGACGAacttagaggcacacatcgagtgAGGAAAGGatgtaaagagcacccttgcctaacccagaggctggggcggcctggagaagcaggctggaagtcaggcagacagaaagagagacactcctcatggatacccagtcgggctgtcggggtctgattccagacacgcggacctttgagaagccgctgaagtgcaccctcagcctagactctcgcaggtgcccacggccttcctcagtccctggcgtccaaggagatgcctctgaaggggaatcctggcctccactcaggtgactttctcggctcccaagggagatggggatccactgagggagatgcaggggaacctgtcactcgagactttgagatcggcagctgggctagtcccatttaagtaaCTGACGagtgcccgatgttgtgtgccatagacagcttccttctagaaggacagaaaagaaagaaaaagcaggctCAGATGCCTATACTCActtccgaagttatcccggagtagcccacaaaaatgatgcagcttctcagaccacgagggtttgaaattagaaataaattatgcaaataaaatgaaaaggcctaCCACAGCATGGAGtcttaaaaatatgcaaataaataatcaatggatcaatgatcgaataaaaacagagatccagtaatatatggagacaaatgacagcaataactgAATAACGCAAAATCCGTAggacacagacaaggcggtgctaagagggaagtatactgcaatacaggcctccctcaggagagaaccACAATCCCATATGCATAGTCTaaactgaaaactatcacaagaaaaagaagaacaaatgggggcCCATAGTCTGCaagaggaggaacacaataaagattgaagtagaaataaataaaacctagaAGAATGAAACAAGACAAAGAATCGATGAACGCAGGAGCTGATTcctggagaaaataaatgaaatggataaacccctcGGCAGACTAGTCAAGAAAAAACAAGAGCctgcacacatgaacagaatcagaaatgagaaaggaaaaaccactacagtaaccacagaaatacaaagaattatgaaagaatgccatgaaaaattatatgccaatacactggataacctacaagaaatggaaaactttctagaaaaatgcaaccctccaaggctaacccagaaaaacagaatatctgaacacatcaattacaaggagtaaaattgaactggtaatcaaaaaactacctaagaacaaaacaccagaacCAGACGGCTGCactgctgactttaatcaaacatgtagtgaatatataatagtcatcctccttaaactttcccaaaaagtagaagaagaaatacttccaaactcattctatgaggccaccatcaccttaatactaaaaccagggaaagacaccacagaaaaagaatattacagaccaatatcactgagaagaatatatgaaaatatactcaacaatccacttctaggaatttaccctaagaatgcagcagccctctttgaaaaagacagatgcacccctatgtttatcgtagcacaatttacaatagccaagaaatggaagcaacctaagtgtccatcagtagacaaatggctaaagaagatgtggtacatatacacaatgggatattattcagccataagaagaaaacaattcctaccatttgcaacagcatggatggagctagagggtattatgctcagggaaataagccagtcagagagagacaagcaccaaatgatttcactcattcatatgtggagtgtaagaacaaagaaaaactgaaggaacaaaaaagcagcagaatcacagaacccaagaatggacaaacagttatcaaaggaaaatggacaggagaggatgggagggaagggagggatgagggggaaaaagaaagggggcattaccgttagcatggataatgtggggggggcatgggaagtgctgtgcaacacagagaagacaagtagtgattctacaacaacgGACTATGCTAAtgaacagtgattgtaatggggtttgtgggggggacttcgtgtaggggggagcctagtaaacataatgttcttcacgtaattgtagattaatgataacaaaataaaaatgaataaaggaaggaaggacggaaggagggaaggaaggaaggaaggaaggaaggcgggatggagggagggagggagggggtaggggttaataccattacctttgtggtaagatagagctaaatttaacatagtgctctacttactgttataaggccacagattaactgttgaatagccttagtttcctcatttctaaaatagggaaggataacagagccaacctcatTGTATGTAATTtatcatgattagcacaattcccattgcacagcaaatacacaataagtattagcatCTATCTATTATAcattcttcctatcaaacatgaactcatgaaggtaagtttttgatggagattataggaccaaccttagatatgctggtgaagaccagactctattcagtaccctggagatgttacttttgcaaagggaatgtgctagaaaaattgcttttcttctttagtttttccagtcagctcacaccatacacttcttgttactgagaaccaccagtagggaagctcactgtaattaaaagattgatcttctggaaacaacgtttaataacaggcacaaaaaagtgtgtaattcggcattttcaaacactgtcctcaagttaatttcaCCGGAGCTGTTTGTGAACTATCTAggaagtctagaatcagtatgtACATGCTGaagtcaatggaccagagagaagaggagacaaactccaactgGCCACTTCATTGagatcaggggagccttgtgaaaaaaaaagcaggtgaacacacattttatatgctccagatgctaacagatTTGCAAaggtaattttttgtattttgtgtgttctctaaaggaaaaatctacctttatgcatatatgtatatgtatgtgtgtgtgtgtgtgtgtgtgtgtgtgtgtgtgagtgtgtgtgtgcgtgtgtgtagcaggtatagtgggaaaaacagtttgtatattgaaaagacaaaaaaggaaagtggttctgaggaaaaaaaatactcaacaaaatattagcacaccaaactcaaaaatacattaaaaagatcatccatcatgaacaagtaggtcttattccagggaagcaaggatggtacagtattagaaaatccatcaacatcatccaacacatcaacaaaaaggaggagaaaaaccacatgatcacgcccataggtgctgaaaaaacattcgacaatattcaacatccatgcatgatgaaaactctcaacaaaatgggtatacaggccaagtacctccacataataaaggccgtgtatgacaagcccacagccaacatcatacttaacagcgagatgctgaaaggttttcctctgagatggggaacaagacagggatacccactctctccactcttattcaacatagttcaacAAGataatgggtgaatgtagtaaccacattgttttttcatgtaaaaccttcataagcgtgtatatcaatagtaccttaataaaaaaaaaaaagaaaagaaatagcctCCCTGAGGGCAGTGTGATCTAGATGTTATCCCTGGGGTTGGGGTCTTCCTGTGCGGGTGGGATGCCATCAGGGAGAGGACTgcccccacactgctctttcttcccAAAGCTCAGCTCTCATGCAGACCTCATGTGCCCCCCGAGCCACCCCGGCCCTCTAACTCTTACGCAGGGGTCCCTGACTTCTGCCAGGTTGCCCTCCATCCTCTGTTCTACCcccataaggtgctcaggaaTAGCGGGGCGCTCTAAGCCCCAGGCGGGCACAccttggcagcactggggagggctgctcAAACAGAACCTGGGCCTTTCTTCCTGACGCCTATAGGTGATGATCAGACACCAAAATCTATAAGCCCCAGGGTGTCTCCTCACGTCTGGAACACCAATGCATATGTAACCCAAGtagatcccagggctgcagggcaccagtctagcactgtcccatttgatgagacacagctgccccacacattccagaaaattccttttcagaaaacattgaacttggtctctcaaagccCCTCCAAGAGGTGCACGTCTTCTGTTGGGGGCTTTCTCtgagcccaatttctccacacttcaCACCTCAGAGTACCCCACAAAGCTCCCAGATCCCGAGTACTCCCCCATGGTGCCCTTCAGCTGTCCAGTTACTGGCTGAGTGGCATGACATCAATGACAAAAGGCTGGGAAAGATGAGCAGAGGCACTTGGTTCTGATTCTCCACATATGCTCCCCAAGGGCCCTCAGGATGTgttcaccctcccaggaggggagggatgGCTTGTTGGGGAGTTCCAGGATAAGCACAAACACCGCCGTGGGGGACTCCAGGATGGAGAGAGTCTCTAGGCCTTATGCTGCAGGTGGAGCCCCAGATTGGGGACTGGGGAAGTGGACCTGGGCCCTCCTGACAGCCTCAGGTGACCAGGTGACAGGAGGTAAAATCAGGACACGCAGGCCACCCTCCTTCCCCTGGCCCTGCAtacagcaccctcagagccatctgcctgcatggtggtcccagggat is a window of Manis pentadactyla isolate mManPen7 unplaced genomic scaffold, mManPen7.hap1 scaffold_341, whole genome shotgun sequence DNA encoding:
- the LOC130682369 gene encoding phospholipid phosphatase-related protein type 2-like gives rise to the protein MCASDFVSALDPVAQHRKMYVTLVFCVKGSRLVKSLLCLPLLCPAFLVVVVRVAEYRNHCSDILAGFLTGAAIATFLVTCVVHNFQSRLPSGRRLSPWEDLGQAPTMESPLEKLSVAQSHRTAPAVAT